GTATGCATGATATTAATATCAGTAACGGCTGTTGCAGGGATCGGATGCATCATAGCAGCATTTGTTATGGGTGCAGATCCAAGACAGATTCGAAATTATGCAGAAGGAAAGACAAGCGGTAAATTACAGACAGAGGAACGAAATATAAGAGCAGATCAGATCCGGAAATTAAATATTGATATTGGAAGTGGAGATGTGAAGCTACAAAATGGGAATCAGGATCGTCTGATCATAAAGAAAAAAGGAAGCTGGGAGCCAGTGATATTAAAGTCAGATGGAGAGATTGAAATCAAGCAGAAGAGCAGACATTTTAAATTGTTTTGGTTTCAATCAAATGATGAGATCACAGTTATTCTGCCCAAAGGTGTTACCTTTGAGAAAGTTTCCATGGATTGTGGCAATGGAGACATTGCATCAGATTCTTTGAATATCACAGACGAACTTGACATAGACTGTGGCAGTGGAGATATTGATCTGTCAACGATCACAGCACCAAAGACAGAGATTGATCTGGGTTCTGGAGATGTCACATTGATAATGGCAGGAACAGAAAAAGATTATAACTATAATATAGATTGTGGAAATGGAGATGTTAAGATTGGAGATATACTTTTCGAAGATGATCTAAAAAAACGAAATATCAATGCATTAAGATGGATTAATATAGATTGTGGAAGTGGAGATCTTACGATCGATTTCGATAATACAATATTGTAAAACAAAGTAACAGATAGATGGAGGGAAAGGAAATGAAGAAAACATTATATAAATCAAGAAAAGACCGTTTTTTATTTGGTGTATGTGGAGGATTAGCAGAATATTTTGAGGTAGATCCAACTTTGGTACGAATCCTTACAGCAGCATTATGCACAACAGGAACAGGATTGTTGTTATATATTGTGGCAGCTGTTGTCATGCCGGAGCGTGTCGAGTAATTGTCTTTTTCTTGAATCAATCCAAAGAATGTGATAAAATAGACAATCATGTCAAAATTCAGGTCAAATAAGACTTTGATCATGAAGATAAATACACATAAAGAAGAGGAGAAATCATATGAAATTACCAATATTGATCGCAATGGTTCTCTATATGGCAATGGTTATCTGGATTGGTGTCATTTACAGTAAGAAGACAAAGACATCCGAAGACTATTTCCTTGGAGGACGAGGACTTGGACCATGGGTTACTGCAATGAGTGCAGAGGCATCTGATATGAGCAGCTGGCTGTTGATGGGACTTCCTGGACTTGCATACGCAACAGGATTCAGCCAGGCAGGATGGACAGCAATCGGATTGATCCTTGGTACATACTTAAACTGGAAGATCGTGGCAAAGAGATTACGTCATTATACAGAAGTAGCAGATAATGCGATCACAGTGCCAGACTTTTTCAGTAACCGTTTTAAAGATGATAAGAAGATCTTAAGTAGTATTTCTGCAGTCATGATCCTTATTTTCTTTACAGTATACACAGCATCAGGATTTGCTGCATGTGGTACATTATTTAACTCTGTATTTGGATTAAATTATCAGAAGAGTATGATTGTCTGTGCGATCGTTATTGTATTATATACATCCATGGGTGGATTCTTAGCAGCAAGTACAACAGACCTGATTCAGGGATTATTAATGTCATTTGCCATTGTGATCGTACTGATCGTTGGAGTTGTGAATGCAGGTGGAGTAGCGAATGTTATTGCACACGGTCAGGCAATGGAAGGATTCTTTGATGTTATGAAGTACCATGACCCAGCAACAGGAGGTGCAGTATCACAGGGTGTGATCCCAATCTTATCCGGACTTGCATGGGGACTTGGATACTTTGGTATGCCACATATCCTTGTAAGATTCATGGCGATTCGTGACCCACAAGAAGTAAAGAAATCAAGAAATATCGCAATGATCTGGGTATTGATTTCTTTAAGTGTAGCCGTATGTATCGGATTTACAGGAGCAGCACTTTATCCCAATGTAGCAGAATTAGCTGGAAATGGAAATCAGAGAATCTTTATTTATATGACAACACATTTATTTAAAGGACTGATCCCATTATTTATGGCAGGAGTTATTTTATCAGGAATTCTTGCAGCAACAATGAGTACATCTGATTCGCAGCTTTTAATTGCATCATCCTGCGTATCAAAGAACTTATTCCAAGGATTATTTAAGAAAGAAATGTCTGAAGAAAAGGTACTGTTAGTTTCAAGGATCACAACGATCGTGATCGCATTGATCGGTATCTTTATCGCAATGGATGAAAACAGTTCTGTATTCGGACTAGTAGAAAATGCATGGGCAGGATTCGGTGGAGCCTTTGGTCCATTAACACTGTTTGCATTATTCTGGAAACGAACAAACCTAAAAGGAGCGATCGCTGGAATGTTAAGTGGAGGTATCATCGCACTTGTATGGCCAGTGACTCTGGGTAAATTAGGTGGAATTTTTGGAATTTACTGCTTGTTACCAGCATTTATCGTATCTTCTATTCTGATCATTGTAGTTAGTTTATGTACAGAAAAACCTAGTGATGTTATGGTGGAAGAATTTGAAGAAGCAAAAAGCCTCAATGATTAAATTGTGATTTGAATGACGAAAATTATTGGTGGAATATTATAAAAAGAGATCATATGTTTGCAACCCACTCGCGTTCGGACTCCCACGTAGCTGTACTAAGCTCCTGAATGGTCTAATGACCATCCACTCGCTAAGTGCAGAC
The sequence above is drawn from the Anaerostipes hadrus ATCC 29173 = JCM 17467 genome and encodes:
- a CDS encoding PspC domain-containing protein, with the translated sequence MKKTLYKSRKDRFLFGVCGGLAEYFEVDPTLVRILTAALCTTGTGLLLYIVAAVVMPERVE
- a CDS encoding DUF4097 family beta strand repeat-containing protein; the encoded protein is MKTFKKVCMILISVTAVAGIGCIIAAFVMGADPRQIRNYAEGKTSGKLQTEERNIRADQIRKLNIDIGSGDVKLQNGNQDRLIIKKKGSWEPVILKSDGEIEIKQKSRHFKLFWFQSNDEITVILPKGVTFEKVSMDCGNGDIASDSLNITDELDIDCGSGDIDLSTITAPKTEIDLGSGDVTLIMAGTEKDYNYNIDCGNGDVKIGDILFEDDLKKRNINALRWINIDCGSGDLTIDFDNTIL
- the putP gene encoding sodium/proline symporter PutP, which produces MKLPILIAMVLYMAMVIWIGVIYSKKTKTSEDYFLGGRGLGPWVTAMSAEASDMSSWLLMGLPGLAYATGFSQAGWTAIGLILGTYLNWKIVAKRLRHYTEVADNAITVPDFFSNRFKDDKKILSSISAVMILIFFTVYTASGFAACGTLFNSVFGLNYQKSMIVCAIVIVLYTSMGGFLAASTTDLIQGLLMSFAIVIVLIVGVVNAGGVANVIAHGQAMEGFFDVMKYHDPATGGAVSQGVIPILSGLAWGLGYFGMPHILVRFMAIRDPQEVKKSRNIAMIWVLISLSVAVCIGFTGAALYPNVAELAGNGNQRIFIYMTTHLFKGLIPLFMAGVILSGILAATMSTSDSQLLIASSCVSKNLFQGLFKKEMSEEKVLLVSRITTIVIALIGIFIAMDENSSVFGLVENAWAGFGGAFGPLTLFALFWKRTNLKGAIAGMLSGGIIALVWPVTLGKLGGIFGIYCLLPAFIVSSILIIVVSLCTEKPSDVMVEEFEEAKSLND